The following proteins are encoded in a genomic region of Betaproteobacteria bacterium:
- a CDS encoding transglycosylase: protein MTPRTFLVFAVFVAFVRPLHAAEDDALFLSAREAYQQGDAERLNRLATSLQDHLLWPYIAYWQFKAGPGERSFDEWREFLEKQPEGLTTQRARGDLIRATAKKADWEAVEREFATFELDDPDVRCLNTRARIERKNAEVISEAKQMWAQPAVIGDSCTELFEYMMRERHLSESDLWIRIRAELETNNSSAATHLFNYLPASSRPAKRQWETLVRNPHKYIQQKPLKLKNRTDREMAGFALFRMALTLPELAHERWQQIKGKFPQDEQAYVWAQLGAAGGFKHRPQALKWFRQAGGAPLTERQFAWKVRASIRGGDWESIAATIDSMPEKDRQISTWRYWRARAYLQEGKTSEAHALLAPLSAEHNFYGLLAADELGITVSGLPEAPEISSYDLHTAAQNQGLRRALKLFELDLRYEAVLEWRWSIRRMDDRQLLAVAELARRAGWYDRTIDTAERTKLTHDFRLRFPLPYRDVFSAYSQRHGIDEAWVYGLSRQESRFAPQVRSSAGAMGLMQLMPSTASQVARRLGLGRIDRTAITTVDTNVSLGTYHLRELLDMLDDKPLLASAAYNAGMSRARDWQSSRAMEGAVYAETIPFSETRDYVKKVMNNTMQYARVLGHPFVALKSRLGTIAGRMAGSN from the coding sequence TGGCCTTACATCGCCTACTGGCAATTCAAGGCTGGTCCCGGCGAGCGCTCCTTCGATGAATGGCGGGAGTTTCTGGAGAAACAACCCGAAGGCCTGACAACCCAGCGCGCGCGCGGGGATCTCATTCGCGCCACCGCCAAGAAAGCCGATTGGGAAGCCGTGGAGCGCGAGTTCGCGACTTTCGAATTAGATGACCCTGACGTGCGCTGCCTGAACACCCGGGCACGCATCGAGCGCAAGAACGCGGAGGTCATTAGCGAAGCGAAGCAAATGTGGGCTCAACCTGCCGTGATAGGCGATTCCTGCACGGAGCTGTTCGAGTACATGATGCGCGAGCGCCACCTCTCCGAAAGCGATCTGTGGATTCGCATCCGGGCGGAGTTGGAAACCAACAATAGCTCGGCGGCCACTCACCTCTTCAACTACCTTCCCGCCTCTTCCCGGCCCGCCAAGAGACAATGGGAAACACTGGTTAGAAATCCCCACAAGTACATTCAGCAAAAGCCGCTCAAACTCAAGAACCGAACGGATCGAGAGATGGCGGGTTTCGCGCTATTCAGGATGGCGCTCACGCTCCCCGAGCTCGCACACGAGCGCTGGCAGCAGATCAAGGGCAAGTTCCCCCAAGATGAACAGGCTTATGTGTGGGCGCAGCTGGGGGCCGCAGGCGGCTTCAAACACCGCCCGCAAGCCCTGAAGTGGTTCCGCCAAGCCGGGGGTGCACCGCTCACGGAACGCCAATTCGCTTGGAAGGTCCGTGCCTCCATCCGCGGCGGGGATTGGGAGAGCATCGCCGCAACGATCGATTCCATGCCCGAGAAAGACCGCCAAATCTCCACCTGGCGTTATTGGCGCGCCCGTGCGTATTTGCAGGAAGGCAAAACGAGCGAAGCCCATGCACTCTTGGCGCCGCTATCCGCCGAGCATAATTTTTACGGCCTACTCGCCGCGGATGAGTTGGGAATCACCGTTTCTGGCTTGCCCGAAGCCCCGGAAATTTCCAGCTATGACTTGCACACCGCCGCCCAGAACCAGGGGCTACGCCGGGCGCTGAAGCTCTTCGAGCTGGATCTGCGCTACGAAGCCGTGCTGGAATGGCGCTGGAGCATCCGCCGGATGGATGACAGGCAGCTTTTGGCCGTCGCGGAACTCGCGCGGCGCGCGGGCTGGTACGACCGTACCATCGATACGGCCGAGCGTACGAAACTCACCCATGATTTTCGCCTTCGCTTTCCCTTGCCTTACCGCGACGTGTTCAGCGCGTACAGCCAGCGCCATGGCATAGACGAAGCCTGGGTCTACGGCTTGTCTCGCCAGGAAAGCCGCTTCGCTCCCCAAGTACGCTCCAGCGCGGGTGCCATGGGCCTCATGCAATTGATGCCATCGACCGCCTCGCAAGTGGCCCGCCGCTTGGGTTTGGGCCGCATCGACCGCACCGCCATCACCACCGTGGACACCAATGTCAGCTTGGGCACCTACCACTTGCGCGAACTGCTCGACATGCTGGACGACAAGCCCTTGCTGGCTTCGGCCGCCTACAATGCCGGCATGTCGCGGGCGCGCGACTGGCAATCCTCCCGCGCCATGGAAGGCGCGGTGTACGCCGAGACGATTCCTTTCAGCGAAACCCGTGACTACGTCAAGAAAGTCATGAACAACACCATGCAGTACGCCCGGGTGCTGGGCCATCCCTTCGTTGCCCTGAAATCTCGTTTGGGAACCATAGCGGGGCGCATGGCAGGCAGCAATTAG
- a CDS encoding multifunctional CCA addition/repair protein, translating into MKVYRVGGSVRDELLGLPVKDHDYVVVGSSPEDMVRQGFRPVGQDFPVFLHPRTHEEYALARTERKTGRGYKGFNVHAAPEVTLEEDLARRDLTINAIARGEEGTLIDPFGGEKDLRSRVLRHVSPAFAEDPVRILRVARFAARFTFEIAPETLALMRQMVDEGEAGHLVPERVWQELSRGLMEERPSLMMEALRACGALQRILPEVDALFGVPQPAWHHPEIDTGLHTMLCLDYAAAREYPLPVRFAVMNHDLGKGATPKEEWPKHHGHEARGVELLKGLSSRLRVPSECQDLGLLAAQLHGDIHRAEELRAGTVVKLLERSDAFRRPERFHQLLEACASDFHGRPGYESLPYAPREIFLRALQAASTVDAGAIAKSQADASQIPAAIHQARVKAVAQARGRD; encoded by the coding sequence ATGAAGGTCTACCGCGTGGGTGGCTCCGTCCGGGATGAATTGCTCGGGCTCCCAGTCAAGGACCACGATTACGTCGTGGTGGGAAGCTCGCCCGAGGATATGGTGCGCCAAGGATTCCGTCCCGTGGGGCAAGATTTTCCGGTATTCCTGCACCCGCGCACGCACGAGGAATATGCCCTGGCCCGCACGGAACGCAAGACCGGCCGTGGCTACAAGGGGTTCAATGTTCACGCCGCGCCCGAGGTCACCCTGGAGGAAGATCTGGCCCGCCGCGATCTCACCATCAATGCCATCGCGCGCGGCGAAGAAGGAACCCTCATCGACCCCTTTGGCGGCGAGAAGGATCTTCGCTCCAGAGTGCTACGCCATGTGAGCCCCGCCTTCGCGGAAGACCCCGTGCGCATCCTGCGCGTGGCCCGCTTCGCCGCGCGCTTCACATTCGAGATCGCGCCGGAAACGCTCGCTCTCATGCGGCAAATGGTGGATGAGGGCGAAGCCGGTCATCTGGTGCCCGAACGCGTGTGGCAGGAACTCTCCCGCGGCCTGATGGAAGAGCGGCCCTCTCTCATGATGGAGGCTTTGCGCGCGTGCGGCGCCCTGCAAAGAATTCTCCCCGAGGTCGACGCACTCTTCGGCGTACCGCAACCGGCCTGGCATCATCCCGAAATCGATACTGGATTACACACCATGTTGTGTCTGGATTACGCCGCCGCGCGCGAATATCCCTTGCCCGTGCGATTCGCCGTGATGAACCACGACCTCGGTAAGGGCGCCACGCCCAAGGAGGAATGGCCTAAGCATCACGGACATGAGGCGCGCGGCGTGGAACTTCTAAAAGGACTTTCCTCGCGGCTGCGCGTTCCCTCCGAATGCCAGGATCTCGGACTATTGGCGGCACAGCTCCACGGAGATATTCACCGGGCGGAGGAGTTGCGCGCCGGGACCGTGGTCAAATTGCTCGAACGCAGCGACGCGTTTCGCCGGCCGGAACGCTTCCATCAGTTGCTGGAGGCCTGCGCCAGCGACTTTCACGGCCGCCCGGGTTACGAATCCTTGCCCTATGCGCCGCGCGAAATATTTCTCCGCGCTCTGCAAGCCGCCTCTACCGTGGACGCCGGCGCCATCGCGAAATCGCAAGCGGATGCGAGCCAGATCCCGGCGGCCATCCATCAAGCACGCGTCAAGGCGGTGGCGCAGGCTCGCGGCCGCGATTAA
- a CDS encoding DUF2905 family protein, producing the protein MLKWFLVFVLAMSLIGWFTPLLRRLGLGRLPGDVHFKLRGQDYSFPFMSSLLLAAVMTLLFHLIR; encoded by the coding sequence ATGTTGAAGTGGTTCTTGGTGTTCGTGCTAGCCATGTCATTGATCGGATGGTTCACGCCGCTATTGCGGCGGCTGGGCCTCGGGCGTTTACCGGGCGATGTGCATTTCAAATTGCGCGGCCAGGATTACAGCTTTCCCTTCATGTCCTCCTTGCTGCTCGCGGCCGTGATGACACTCTTGTTCCACCTGATTCGTTAA
- a CDS encoding complex I NDUFA9 subunit family protein, with amino-acid sequence MAPKTVCVLGGSGFIGRRVVHRLAQMGLDVCVPTRDRERAKENLILLPTADVRTANVHDPAQLEAVLKGMDGVINLVGVLNDFPGGAFQRNHVELPRTLAGLCQRMGISRLVHMSAVNASNTGTSRYLRSKGEGERIVRETKGLAVTVLRPGIVFGEGDRFLNLFAKLAATFPIIPLACAQSRFQPIYVEDVARAVARCLTETETHGKSYDLCGPKIYTLRELVRYTAMQVGTDPAIIGLPRALGWLQAAVMEHLPGRLITRDNLDYMKMDSVSNAPFPEIFGFSPMPLEAVAGQFLGGITSRARYDAFRARR; translated from the coding sequence ATGGCGCCCAAAACAGTCTGCGTTCTGGGCGGTTCGGGTTTCATTGGCCGGCGCGTAGTGCACCGTCTCGCGCAAATGGGCCTTGACGTTTGCGTCCCCACTCGCGACCGCGAACGCGCGAAAGAGAATCTGATCTTGCTCCCTACCGCTGATGTGCGTACCGCCAACGTGCACGATCCCGCGCAGTTGGAAGCCGTGCTGAAGGGCATGGATGGCGTGATCAATCTGGTTGGCGTGTTGAACGACTTCCCGGGGGGAGCGTTTCAGCGCAATCATGTTGAATTACCCCGTACCCTCGCGGGCCTGTGCCAGCGCATGGGCATCTCCCGGCTCGTTCACATGAGCGCGGTCAATGCATCGAACACCGGCACGAGCCGGTACCTGAGGAGCAAAGGCGAAGGCGAGCGCATCGTGCGCGAGACAAAGGGTCTGGCTGTCACCGTGCTCCGGCCAGGCATCGTGTTCGGCGAGGGAGACCGGTTTTTGAACCTATTCGCCAAGCTGGCCGCCACGTTTCCCATCATCCCCCTGGCTTGCGCGCAATCGCGCTTCCAACCCATCTACGTGGAAGATGTCGCGCGCGCGGTGGCGCGCTGCCTGACGGAGACGGAAACCCACGGGAAAAGCTACGATCTTTGCGGTCCCAAGATTTACACCTTGCGCGAGTTGGTGCGTTACACCGCGATGCAGGTAGGGACGGATCCCGCGATCATCGGATTACCGCGTGCGCTGGGTTGGTTGCAGGCAGCCGTGATGGAGCATTTGCCTGGGCGCCTCATCACCCGCGACAATCTGGATTACATGAAAATGGATAGCGTTTCCAATGCTCCCTTTCCCGAGATCTTCGGATTTTCACCCATGCCATTGGAGGCAGTCGCCGGGCAATTCCTCGGAGGCATTACTTCGCGCGCCCGCTACGACGCGTTCCGCGCGCGGCGCTAA